GGGGTTGTCCATATCCACCCATCGTCGCAGGTCACAGCGTTATGCGGGTGCGAGCTGCGTTGGGTTGCGCTGGTAAGGGACACTCGTCCAACCATGATTTCGACGATCTCCGCGGTTCTGTCGATTGTCGTTCGGAGACAGAGGCGGGGTAGTCCAGAGTGACGGACGACAGCAGTTGGTCGTCCACGACGGAGGGTTTCCATAGAAGCGAGCACTCACAGCGATCACGGCGCCCCCGTGTTGTCACTGGGCACGGCATCGGTGGCCTAGCGCAAGATACTGGTACGGACGTTGTCGAGGAAGCAACGAACGACAACGGCGACACGGGTCTGTTCGGCCTCGTTGGGCTGCTCGGCCTTGCCGGACTGTTCGGACTCAAGCGTCGAGACGACCACGTCCGGCGCGACCGCACCGACATCCGGCGCGACCGCACCGACGCCAACGTGGATGCGCGACGTTGACGACCACCGAGCACGACGATGATCGCCGATCCGATCGAGACAGGGGCACTCGCGATGGCAACTTCAGAAGACAATCAGTCAGCTGCAGGTCGAGGTCAAAGGGCCCTGGAAGTCGGTCAGGCCGTGCAGGGCGCGGCGCTGGCCGGAGCACAGGCCACCCAGGCTGCGGCTCACGCAGGCACGTAGAGCACCATGCTCGCTGGGGCGCTGGCCTCGTCGTGGGAATGTTCCTCGCGCTCTTCCTGCGAGACTTCAAACGCCGCTGAGCACTGCACAACCCGGCTGCGAAACGACCGCGGGTGATCCGCGTTTCTCTTTCCGGCTAAGGTCGGGGGGCAACCATCGCGAGGTCACGTGGACACGGGGTCATCGGGCGAGCGAGGCTGGAATGGTCGAGACACGCAGGGACCCCCGAGCGACGGAGAACCCAGGGGCCACTACGTCCGACGGGTTGTCCTAGGTCGCGGACCTCCAGATTGTCCGTGTGAAAGGCCCGACCGATTCGGAGCTTCGTCGTGACCCCAAGGCTAGACCTCATCCCGGCCTCGTGTAACCCCCTGCGTGCGGTCCGACAGACGGGCTAGCCTGAGCCATGCTCCCGATCATCGTTCAGCACCTTCCACGAGATCGGGGGCGGATGGGGTCCGCGACGTGAGACGGCGGGACGGCTGCACCTCACGCTCTGGGAGTACCGCTCCTCGAAGCCGGTGAGCTGCACACCACGTTCGACCTGTACGAGCGGATCATCGAGCTGTGCGGATGGCCGCGTTAGAGAACCGGACTCGTGGTCGCCTCGAGCGAGTCGCGCACGGCTTGCCGCA
This genomic stretch from Actinomycetota bacterium harbors:
- a CDS encoding WGxxGxxG family protein, which encodes MTDDSSWSSTTEGFHRSEHSQRSRRPRVVTGHGIGGLAQDTGTDVVEEATNDNGDTGLFGLVGLLGLAGLFGLKRRDDHVRRDRTDIRRDRTDANVDARR